From the genome of Thiohalorhabdus sp. Cl-TMA, one region includes:
- the hrcA gene encoding heat-inducible transcriptional repressor HrcA, which translates to MHSELDARSKQVLKALVRLYIETGAPVGSRVLARECGLDVSAATVRNTVADLEERGLVQSPHTSAGRVPTSRGYRLFVGIMLEMRPLASEEQAQIRDNLYQQASDIYQLYHAVGRLISGRTHYVGLVLVPRLGQGRFRQIQFLTLSRIRILAILVTTTGIVQNRIVELGRAPSESELERAANYLNERFQGRPLTEVKRTLAGEARGEPGTLEALAAEIGWSALDYDEEEELFIEGQGNLLDYPEFTQGGRLRELFEVLEAPEELTRVLEAAPEDGRGEESSGVQLMIGDEVGHEALEDCSVVTASYSTEDDGLGTVAVIGPARMNYAATIPFVDCTARQLSSVLSLNSPPGARDTA; encoded by the coding sequence TTGCACTCCGAGCTGGACGCCCGATCCAAACAGGTATTGAAAGCCCTGGTTCGCCTGTACATCGAGACCGGCGCCCCGGTGGGCTCCCGGGTCCTTGCCCGGGAATGCGGGCTGGATGTCAGCGCCGCCACGGTGCGGAATACGGTAGCGGACCTGGAGGAGCGGGGGCTGGTGCAGTCCCCGCATACGAGCGCCGGCCGGGTCCCCACCAGCCGGGGCTACCGGCTGTTCGTCGGCATCATGCTGGAGATGCGGCCCCTGGCCTCCGAGGAGCAGGCCCAGATCCGGGATAATCTCTACCAGCAGGCCTCCGATATCTACCAGCTGTACCACGCCGTGGGTCGGCTTATCTCCGGGCGCACCCACTACGTGGGCCTGGTCCTGGTGCCGCGCCTGGGACAGGGTCGGTTTCGCCAGATCCAGTTCCTCACCCTTTCCCGGATCCGCATCCTGGCGATCCTGGTTACCACCACCGGGATCGTGCAGAACCGCATCGTCGAGCTGGGTAGGGCCCCTTCGGAATCCGAGCTGGAGCGGGCGGCCAACTACCTGAACGAGCGCTTCCAGGGACGACCCCTGACCGAAGTGAAACGGACCCTGGCCGGGGAAGCACGCGGCGAGCCGGGTACCCTGGAGGCGCTCGCCGCGGAGATCGGCTGGTCGGCCCTGGATTACGACGAGGAGGAGGAACTGTTCATCGAAGGGCAGGGCAATCTCCTCGACTATCCCGAATTCACCCAGGGCGGACGGCTGCGTGAGCTGTTCGAGGTGCTGGAGGCGCCCGAGGAGCTCACCCGCGTGCTGGAGGCGGCCCCCGAGGACGGCCGGGGGGAGGAGAGCTCCGGGGTGCAGCTCATGATCGGCGATGAGGTAGGGCACGAGGCCCTGGAAGACTGCAGCGTGGTCACTGCCAGCTACAGCACCGAGGACGACGGGCTGGGCACCGTGGCGGTGATTGGCCCCGCGCGCATGAACTACGCGGCCACCATTCCGTTCGTGGACTGCACCGCCCGCCAGCTTTCCTCCGTGCTGTCCCTGAACAGTCCACCGGGAGCCAGGGATACCGCCTGA
- a CDS encoding NAD(+) kinase, with translation MQAVNFQTVALIGKYGDPNVKESVAHLVEMLTAEGVTVLVEHATAGSLPTKARYEASSLAAIGNRADLAIVVGGDGTLIGAGRNLCEYEIPLVGVNLGRLGFLTETSLTNIEGSLEDLLAGAYQVEERMMLRVRVQRQAGDLAVERAFNDVVIHRGNIARMVEMETYVDGLFVFSQRSDGLIVASPTGSTAYALSAGGPIVHPSMRAFTLVPVCPHTLTNRPLIVPGHSHIEVVLANNPGEVQLTMDGQTNFALQDGDRIHIQRDEHNVHLLSDPRRSYFDVLREKFSWGERN, from the coding sequence GTGCAGGCGGTAAACTTCCAGACGGTCGCCCTGATCGGCAAGTACGGCGACCCCAATGTAAAGGAATCCGTGGCCCACTTGGTGGAGATGCTCACCGCCGAGGGCGTCACTGTGCTGGTAGAGCACGCCACCGCCGGCTCCCTGCCCACGAAGGCCCGCTACGAGGCCTCCAGCCTGGCGGCCATTGGCAACCGCGCGGATCTGGCCATCGTCGTGGGCGGCGACGGCACCCTCATCGGCGCGGGCCGCAACCTCTGCGAGTACGAGATACCGCTGGTGGGCGTGAACCTGGGGCGGCTGGGCTTCCTCACCGAAACCAGCCTGACCAACATCGAGGGCAGCCTGGAAGATCTGCTGGCCGGCGCCTACCAGGTGGAGGAGCGCATGATGCTCCGGGTCCGGGTTCAGCGCCAGGCCGGGGACCTGGCCGTGGAGCGGGCCTTCAACGACGTGGTCATCCATCGCGGCAACATCGCCCGGATGGTGGAGATGGAGACCTACGTCGACGGCCTGTTTGTCTTCTCCCAGCGCTCCGACGGCCTCATCGTCGCCAGTCCCACGGGCTCCACCGCCTATGCCCTCTCCGCCGGCGGACCCATCGTGCACCCTTCCATGCGCGCCTTCACCCTGGTGCCGGTGTGTCCGCACACGCTGACCAACCGGCCCCTGATCGTTCCCGGCCACAGCCATATCGAGGTGGTCCTTGCCAACAACCCGGGCGAGGTCCAGCTCACCATGGACGGCCAGACGAACTTCGCCCTGCAGGACGGCGACCGCATCCACATCCAGCGGGACGAGCACAACGTGCATCTGCTCTCCGATCCCCGGCGCAGCTATTTCGACGTACTGCGGGAGAAGTTCAGCTGGGGCGAGCGGAATTGA
- the recN gene encoding DNA repair protein RecN, protein MLQHLSIRNLAVMAACDIELGPGFAVLTGETGAGKSILVDALGLVLGDRADLDQVRSGADQAEISATFELPPDSPARAILRDQALEGEEGECVIRRVLSREGRSKAFINGRPTPVQTLKDLGEWLVDIHGQGEHHTLLHTATQRDLLDAFAGSAEQAGWVAEAWRNWRSARERLEELERSQGEREERRELLRFQVSELEELDLRSGETEELETERNRLGSAHRLMEGAQGLIQLLYEEEGSVSDRLGHAQTELENLSETDPELAEARDLVANSTAQAEEAAEAVRHYLNRLEADPERLAAVQERLDTVYQLARKHHVEPEELVGLAERLRGELDELEELGPRLEAARKEVERTRGIYADAAAELTRMRGAGAEKLAERVTEEIQVLGMPDAALVVAVETADDPAEGGAHGMDRVEYRVRTNPGEPPRSLAKIASGGELSRLSLGIQVVLARHTEVPTLIFDEVDVGVSGAVAEMVGRKLRAVGERSQVLAVTHLPQVAAQGHHHLRIFKETDAEGAYTRVEPLAHEDRVEEIARILGSRNITDSTRANAREMLAEAEAAD, encoded by the coding sequence ATGCTCCAACACCTTTCCATCCGCAACCTCGCCGTGATGGCGGCCTGCGACATTGAGCTCGGCCCCGGATTCGCCGTTCTGACCGGCGAGACCGGCGCCGGCAAATCCATCCTCGTGGACGCGCTCGGCTTGGTGCTCGGCGACCGCGCGGACCTCGATCAGGTGCGCAGCGGCGCCGATCAGGCGGAGATCAGCGCCACTTTCGAGCTTCCACCGGACAGCCCGGCGCGAGCCATCCTGCGCGATCAGGCCCTTGAGGGCGAAGAGGGCGAGTGCGTGATCCGCCGGGTGCTGTCCCGGGAGGGCCGCTCCAAGGCCTTCATCAATGGCCGCCCGACGCCCGTTCAGACCCTCAAGGACCTGGGCGAGTGGCTGGTGGACATCCACGGCCAGGGCGAGCATCACACCCTGCTCCATACCGCCACCCAGCGCGACCTCCTGGATGCCTTCGCGGGATCCGCGGAGCAGGCCGGTTGGGTGGCCGAAGCCTGGCGGAACTGGCGCTCGGCACGGGAGCGACTGGAGGAGCTGGAGCGGAGCCAGGGGGAGCGCGAGGAGCGTCGGGAACTGCTGCGCTTCCAGGTGAGCGAGCTGGAGGAGCTGGACCTGCGGTCCGGGGAAACGGAGGAGCTGGAAACGGAGCGGAACCGGCTGGGCTCCGCACACCGCCTCATGGAGGGCGCCCAGGGACTGATCCAGCTCCTCTACGAGGAGGAGGGCTCCGTCTCCGACCGCCTCGGGCACGCCCAGACGGAACTGGAAAACCTGTCGGAGACCGATCCCGAGCTGGCGGAGGCCCGTGACCTAGTGGCCAACTCCACGGCCCAGGCGGAGGAGGCCGCGGAGGCCGTGCGCCACTACCTGAATCGCCTGGAAGCGGATCCCGAGCGACTGGCAGCGGTTCAGGAACGCCTGGACACCGTCTACCAGCTGGCCCGCAAGCACCACGTGGAGCCCGAGGAGCTGGTGGGGCTCGCCGAGCGGCTGCGCGGCGAGCTCGACGAGCTGGAGGAGCTCGGCCCCAGGCTGGAGGCCGCCCGGAAGGAGGTGGAGCGCACACGCGGCATCTATGCGGACGCCGCCGCCGAGCTGACGCGCATGCGCGGCGCGGGCGCCGAGAAGCTCGCCGAGCGGGTCACCGAGGAGATACAGGTTCTGGGCATGCCGGACGCCGCCCTGGTGGTTGCGGTGGAGACCGCCGACGATCCCGCGGAGGGTGGAGCACACGGCATGGACCGGGTGGAGTACCGGGTGCGGACCAATCCGGGCGAGCCGCCGCGCTCCCTGGCCAAGATCGCCTCGGGCGGCGAGCTATCGCGCCTGTCCCTGGGCATTCAGGTGGTGCTGGCCCGGCACACGGAGGTGCCTACCCTGATCTTCGACGAGGTGGACGTGGGCGTCTCGGGGGCGGTGGCGGAAATGGTGGGCCGCAAGCTGCGGGCGGTGGGCGAGCGCAGCCAAGTCCTGGCGGTTACCCACCTGCCCCAGGTGGCGGCGCAGGGCCACCACCACTTGCGGATTTTCAAGGAAACGGACGCCGAGGGCGCCTACACCCGGGTGGAGCCTCTGGCCCACGAGGACCGGGTGGAAGAGATCGCCCGCATCCTGGGCAGCCGCAACATCACAGACTCGACCCGAGCCAACGCCCGGGAGATGCTGGCCGAGGCGGAGGCGGCCGACTAG
- the fur gene encoding ferric iron uptake transcriptional regulator, with protein sequence MSRETKELKQVGLKATRPRLMILQLLEDAEERHLTAEGVYRSLLDAGEEVGLATVYRVLTQFEQAGLVKRHHFDGERAFFELDENKHHDHMVCVRCGRVEEFVKDEIERLQQEVAKEHGFRLTDHRMELYGLCADCIREQQDKE encoded by the coding sequence ATGAGCCGGGAAACCAAGGAACTGAAGCAGGTCGGGCTCAAAGCGACCCGGCCGCGTTTGATGATATTACAGTTGCTCGAGGATGCCGAGGAGCGGCACCTCACCGCCGAGGGGGTCTATCGCAGCCTGCTGGACGCGGGGGAGGAGGTGGGCCTGGCCACCGTCTACCGGGTACTGACCCAGTTCGAGCAGGCGGGGCTGGTGAAGCGCCACCACTTCGACGGTGAGCGCGCGTTCTTCGAGCTGGACGAGAACAAGCACCACGACCACATGGTCTGCGTCCGCTGCGGCCGCGTCGAGGAGTTCGTCAAAGACGAGATCGAGCGCCTTCAGCAAGAGGTGGCCAAGGAGCATGGCTTCCGGCTCACGGACCACCGCATGGAGCTCTATGGGCTCTGCGCGGACTGCATCCGGGAGCAGCAGGACAAGGAATAG
- a CDS encoding outer membrane protein assembly factor BamE, which translates to MCKSGPTRRLLPAGLAVLLGLGGCAAMDIEQGSYLTRGQVAKMEQGMSRSEVRRALGEPLLQDPFHPRRWDYVFMRISEDGERTYRRLSVFFDGQGRVARTEKAGSDFPEGYVPSSGAS; encoded by the coding sequence ATGTGCAAGTCCGGCCCCACCCGCCGCCTGCTTCCCGCCGGTCTAGCGGTCCTACTCGGCCTGGGTGGCTGCGCGGCCATGGACATCGAGCAGGGAAGCTATCTGACTCGCGGCCAGGTGGCAAAGATGGAGCAGGGCATGAGCCGCTCGGAGGTGCGCCGGGCCCTGGGCGAGCCGCTTCTCCAGGACCCCTTCCATCCGCGGCGCTGGGACTACGTCTTCATGCGGATCTCCGAGGACGGCGAGCGGACCTATCGCCGGTTGTCGGTCTTCTTCGACGGCCAGGGCCGGGTGGCACGCACGGAGAAGGCGGGCTCCGACTTCCCCGAAGGCTATGTGCCCTCCTCCGGGGCATCCTGA
- a CDS encoding RnfH family protein — protein MQVSVAYAEPDHQEWVEFEAPEGVTAEQAVRMSGILEKFPHLELEGKKLGIFGKPVKNDQELREGDRVEVYRPLQADPKKARTRKRKQAEEESGGEAEGTKAGQDAPEEGT, from the coding sequence ATGCAGGTGAGCGTGGCCTATGCGGAGCCGGACCACCAGGAGTGGGTGGAGTTCGAGGCCCCCGAGGGGGTCACCGCCGAGCAGGCGGTGCGGATGTCGGGCATCCTGGAGAAGTTCCCCCACCTGGAGCTTGAGGGGAAGAAGCTCGGGATCTTCGGCAAGCCGGTGAAGAACGATCAGGAGCTGCGGGAGGGCGACCGCGTGGAGGTCTATCGCCCCCTTCAGGCGGATCCCAAGAAGGCCCGGACCCGCAAGCGCAAGCAGGCGGAGGAGGAATCCGGCGGCGAGGCGGAAGGGACTAAGGCCGGTCAGGATGCCCCGGAGGAGGGCACATAG
- a CDS encoding type II toxin-antitoxin system RatA family toxin yields MPSMERSEVVPYSPDQMYDLVMDIESYPEFLSWCSKGRVLTREEDNLTAELTLEYKGLRKSFSTRNAFQRPKLVEMRLLEGPFRFLEGVWTFEPLEGRGTRVHMSIQFEFVNRMLSMMVGPVFHRAVDTLVADFRKRAESVYGRSR; encoded by the coding sequence ATGCCGTCCATGGAACGCAGCGAGGTCGTTCCCTACTCCCCCGATCAGATGTACGACCTGGTCATGGATATCGAGTCCTATCCGGAATTCCTGTCCTGGTGCAGCAAGGGCCGGGTCCTTACCCGGGAGGAGGACAACCTCACCGCCGAGCTGACCCTGGAGTACAAGGGGCTCCGTAAGTCCTTTTCCACCCGTAACGCCTTTCAGCGGCCCAAGCTGGTGGAGATGCGCCTGCTGGAGGGGCCGTTCCGTTTCCTGGAGGGAGTCTGGACCTTCGAGCCGCTGGAGGGCCGCGGCACTCGGGTGCATATGTCCATCCAGTTCGAGTTCGTCAACCGCATGCTGTCCATGATGGTGGGCCCGGTCTTCCACCGGGCGGTGGATACCCTGGTGGCCGACTTCCGGAAGCGGGCGGAATCGGTTTACGGCCGGTCCCGATAA
- a CDS encoding sodium-dependent transporter — MSEQREQWQSTAGFIMAAIGSAVGLGNIWRFSYVTYENGGGAFLVPYILALFIVGIPLLMLEFGIGHYMKASAPVSLFRIDRRFQWVGWWAVGFTMFGILVYYCVVIAWCLNFIFFALYQPWAGMDGGANAFFFGEFLGASTEDGLRKPFELTAPRFTILVSLAVVWALNGIIVGRGLRGGVEPVIRVFIPMLFLLMIVLVIWSLFLPGAGQGLAWYLAPDWSKLADWRVWVEAITQIFFTLSLGFGIMIAYASYLPERSNITRNALITAFADSGFAIFAGVAVFATLGFMAQAQGQGVDQVVTSGIGLAFVAYPQVISELPFLPTVFGVLFFTALAIAGLSSSISIIQAFVSALSDKYEVNRTKVVGTVCTVGFLMGIVFTTGAGISWLDIVDHFMTSYGLVLVGLLEALIVGWVFGGERLGSHIEGAGSFRFSSHYGTFMRLLMTGALAFTWFGLHQAEDGLGTFLGRLFVLLSIAGVWLQRSWLDYSLKIIIPVALLGLLDRALAQEFLAPYGGYSPWAVVGIGLGWLLATLAVAVIIDLHSWRQEDRPGAD; from the coding sequence ATGAGCGAGCAACGGGAGCAGTGGCAATCCACCGCGGGCTTCATTATGGCGGCCATCGGCTCGGCGGTGGGGCTCGGGAATATCTGGCGCTTCTCCTACGTCACCTATGAGAACGGCGGCGGCGCCTTTCTGGTGCCCTACATACTGGCCCTGTTCATCGTCGGCATCCCGCTGCTGATGCTGGAGTTCGGTATCGGTCACTACATGAAGGCCTCGGCCCCGGTGTCGCTGTTCCGCATCGACCGGCGCTTCCAGTGGGTGGGCTGGTGGGCCGTGGGCTTCACCATGTTCGGCATCCTGGTGTACTACTGCGTGGTGATCGCCTGGTGCCTGAACTTCATTTTCTTCGCCCTCTACCAGCCTTGGGCCGGCATGGACGGCGGCGCCAACGCCTTCTTCTTCGGGGAGTTTCTGGGTGCGAGCACCGAGGACGGCCTGCGCAAGCCCTTCGAGCTGACGGCGCCCCGTTTCACCATCCTGGTGTCGCTGGCTGTCGTCTGGGCGCTCAACGGCATCATCGTGGGCCGCGGCCTGCGCGGCGGGGTGGAGCCGGTTATCCGGGTGTTCATCCCCATGCTGTTTCTGCTCATGATCGTGCTCGTGATCTGGTCTCTGTTCCTGCCCGGGGCGGGGCAGGGCCTCGCCTGGTACCTGGCGCCGGATTGGAGCAAGCTGGCCGACTGGCGGGTATGGGTGGAGGCCATCACCCAGATCTTCTTCACCCTGTCCCTGGGCTTCGGGATCATGATCGCCTATGCCTCCTATCTTCCGGAGCGGTCCAACATCACACGCAACGCCCTGATCACCGCCTTCGCGGACAGCGGCTTCGCCATCTTCGCCGGCGTGGCGGTGTTCGCCACCCTGGGCTTCATGGCCCAGGCGCAGGGCCAGGGCGTCGACCAGGTGGTAACCAGTGGCATCGGCCTGGCCTTCGTGGCCTACCCGCAGGTGATAAGCGAGCTTCCCTTCCTGCCCACCGTATTCGGCGTCCTGTTCTTCACCGCCCTGGCCATCGCTGGCCTTTCCTCCTCCATCTCCATCATCCAGGCCTTCGTGTCCGCGCTCTCGGATAAGTACGAGGTCAACCGCACCAAGGTGGTGGGTACCGTGTGCACCGTGGGCTTCCTGATGGGAATCGTATTCACCACCGGCGCCGGCATCAGCTGGCTGGACATCGTCGACCACTTCATGACGAGCTACGGTCTGGTGCTGGTAGGCCTGCTCGAGGCACTTATCGTGGGCTGGGTGTTCGGTGGTGAGCGGCTCGGCTCCCATATCGAGGGCGCGGGCAGCTTCCGCTTCAGCAGCCACTACGGCACCTTCATGCGGCTGCTCATGACCGGCGCCCTGGCCTTTACCTGGTTCGGTCTGCACCAGGCGGAAGACGGCCTCGGCACCTTCCTGGGAAGGCTGTTCGTGCTGCTTTCCATCGCCGGCGTCTGGCTGCAGCGCTCCTGGCTGGATTACAGCCTCAAGATCATCATTCCCGTGGCCCTTCTGGGTCTGCTGGATCGGGCCCTGGCCCAGGAGTTCCTCGCCCCCTATGGCGGCTATTCCCCGTGGGCGGTGGTGGGTATCGGGCTGGGGTGGCTCCTGGCTACCCTGGCGGTGGCGGTGATCATCGACCTCCATTCCTGGCGCCAGGAGGACCGGCCCGGAGCCGATTGA
- the smpB gene encoding SsrA-binding protein SmpB: MGAPPRQIAQNKKARFDFHIEEEFEAGIELQGWEVKALRAGRANIKESHVIIHHGEAFLVGARISPLPEASTHVSPDPTRTRRLLLHARQLRTLIGQTQQKGFAIVALDMHWTRGLAKVQIALAKGKKKQDKRADIKERDWQRQKQRLLKEKNQ; encoded by the coding sequence ATGGGAGCACCACCGCGCCAGATCGCCCAGAACAAGAAGGCCCGCTTCGACTTCCACATCGAAGAGGAATTCGAGGCCGGCATCGAGCTGCAGGGCTGGGAGGTGAAGGCCCTGCGGGCCGGGCGGGCGAACATCAAGGAAAGCCACGTCATCATCCACCACGGCGAGGCCTTCCTGGTGGGCGCGCGCATCTCACCACTGCCCGAGGCCTCCACCCACGTGAGCCCCGACCCCACGCGGACCCGGCGGCTGCTCCTGCACGCCCGCCAGCTCCGGACCCTGATCGGCCAGACCCAGCAGAAGGGATTTGCCATCGTGGCCCTGGACATGCACTGGACCCGCGGCCTGGCCAAGGTGCAGATCGCCCTGGCCAAGGGCAAGAAAAAGCAGGACAAGCGTGCCGACATCAAGGAGCGCGACTGGCAGCGCCAGAAGCAACGGCTACTGAAGGAAAAGAACCAGTAG
- a CDS encoding DUF2380 domain-containing protein, whose protein sequence is MRHGRRVFRSVVLLMAMAYLTVPAPASAESPVPVVIADFDYKDTSGEVRDQSAEHAARMRTFVRILREQLSAGEEYAAAPLQCGAARCSAGSMAPADLIRAAEQAGGRILVYGGVHKMSTLVQWGKVYVLDLRTEKLLLDRLFSFRGDNDRAFRRAAGFLVPKLEEVLKPVASAPRPDK, encoded by the coding sequence ATGCGGCATGGCCGGCGAGTCTTTCGTAGCGTAGTGCTCCTGATGGCAATGGCGTATCTGACGGTCCCCGCTCCGGCCAGCGCCGAGAGCCCGGTTCCGGTGGTGATCGCCGATTTCGACTATAAGGACACCTCGGGAGAGGTACGGGACCAGAGCGCGGAGCACGCCGCGCGGATGCGCACCTTCGTGCGGATCCTCCGGGAACAGCTATCGGCCGGGGAGGAATACGCGGCTGCTCCACTGCAATGCGGAGCCGCGCGCTGCTCCGCCGGGAGTATGGCCCCGGCGGATCTGATCCGGGCGGCAGAGCAGGCCGGTGGTCGGATCCTCGTGTACGGCGGGGTTCACAAGATGAGCACGCTTGTCCAGTGGGGGAAGGTATACGTCCTCGATTTGCGGACTGAGAAACTGCTGCTCGACCGCCTGTTTTCCTTCCGGGGCGATAATGACCGGGCCTTCCGCCGGGCGGCCGGTTTTCTCGTGCCGAAGCTGGAGGAGGTTCTGAAGCCCGTGGCGTCGGCTCCCCGGCCGGATAAGTAG
- a CDS encoding cobalamin biosynthesis protein CbiX — MIRAIWVLALLVAPGFSSTTLAGEAAHGFVLAVPDRGFLGNEQARRVFDKLSERHPARLLFVTDDRTGDMLASDVEDLRKQVSAVTVLPLFLSEGSPAFDTLEVVMAGLKADTVDRGRVFGRSYLAVEVLADRLRNVRSPADKHLVVAGYGAGDKASCGAMREGLARLARQAARGFGFASVTAEVWPAHGKAGDTRCAGATVRGLRQGPEPKVLAPFHLGPKYDSRMNVTASWQRRMGDKGRVLSGLLPHDAVATWALREANRHLPLAADDIGVLFHAHGADYHWNERMRRAAAGLAEDYRLDFAFSMADQRTIEPAVERLEAKGARLILLVRVFGRETSFRDTIRRMLGRDIEGTGGVAAAGGMVGHGGSSGPPPKRIRTTAQALTVGGLGAHPLFARALLDRAQAHSSDPERESVILVAHGVGQDKANKAWLETLERLAERMRAHGGDAFRHIRVATWREDWSEKRQAAVGRVRELVRQAAADGGRAIVVPARTTGTGHAEEFLKGLELELGKGFVPHPLFEDWLREQVAAGLETYREALGGRLTSALRKAAKAAQGSGR; from the coding sequence ATGATTCGAGCCATTTGGGTCCTGGCCCTCTTAGTGGCCCCGGGCTTTTCGTCAACGACCCTGGCCGGCGAGGCCGCTCACGGCTTCGTGCTGGCCGTGCCCGACCGGGGCTTTCTGGGCAACGAGCAGGCACGCCGGGTCTTCGACAAGCTGTCGGAGCGCCACCCTGCCCGTCTCCTGTTCGTTACCGACGACCGCACCGGCGACATGCTCGCCTCGGACGTCGAGGACCTGCGAAAGCAGGTGTCGGCGGTGACGGTGCTGCCGTTGTTCCTGTCCGAGGGCAGCCCGGCCTTCGATACCCTGGAAGTGGTCATGGCTGGCCTGAAGGCGGACACGGTCGACCGGGGCCGAGTCTTCGGCCGCAGCTATCTGGCCGTGGAAGTGCTGGCCGATCGGCTCCGGAACGTCCGCTCCCCCGCGGACAAGCACTTGGTGGTGGCTGGCTACGGAGCCGGGGACAAGGCCAGCTGCGGGGCCATGCGCGAGGGTTTGGCCCGACTGGCGCGACAGGCGGCCAGGGGCTTCGGCTTCGCCTCCGTGACGGCCGAGGTGTGGCCCGCCCACGGCAAGGCCGGCGACACCCGCTGCGCCGGGGCCACCGTCAGGGGGCTGCGCCAGGGCCCCGAGCCCAAGGTTCTGGCGCCATTCCACCTCGGGCCCAAGTACGACAGCCGCATGAACGTCACCGCTTCCTGGCAACGGCGCATGGGCGACAAGGGCCGAGTCCTCTCCGGGCTCCTGCCCCACGACGCGGTGGCTACCTGGGCCTTGCGCGAGGCCAACCGGCACCTGCCGCTCGCCGCCGACGACATCGGCGTGCTGTTCCACGCCCACGGCGCCGACTACCACTGGAACGAGCGCATGCGACGGGCGGCGGCTGGGCTGGCCGAGGATTATCGGCTGGATTTCGCCTTCTCCATGGCCGACCAGCGCACCATCGAGCCCGCCGTGGAGCGTCTGGAGGCGAAGGGGGCCCGCCTGATCCTGCTGGTCCGGGTGTTCGGACGCGAGACCTCGTTCCGGGACACCATCCGGCGCATGCTCGGCCGCGACATCGAGGGCACCGGCGGGGTTGCAGCCGCTGGCGGCATGGTCGGCCACGGCGGCAGCTCGGGGCCGCCCCCGAAGCGTATTCGCACCACCGCCCAGGCACTCACGGTGGGCGGCCTGGGTGCCCATCCCTTGTTCGCCCGGGCCCTCCTCGACCGTGCCCAAGCGCACTCCTCGGATCCCGAGCGGGAGTCCGTGATCCTGGTGGCCCACGGGGTGGGCCAGGACAAGGCCAACAAGGCCTGGCTGGAGACCCTGGAGCGGCTTGCCGAGCGCATGCGGGCGCACGGCGGGGATGCCTTCCGCCATATCCGTGTGGCCACGTGGCGGGAGGATTGGTCGGAAAAGCGGCAGGCCGCGGTGGGGCGCGTGCGGGAGCTGGTGCGCCAGGCCGCGGCGGACGGCGGGCGGGCCATCGTTGTTCCCGCGCGCACTACCGGTACCGGTCACGCGGAGGAATTCCTGAAGGGCCTCGAGCTCGAGCTCGGCAAGGGCTTCGTGCCTCATCCCCTGTTCGAGGACTGGCTTCGGGAGCAGGTGGCCGCGGGACTGGAAACCTATCGTGAGGCCCTTGGCGGACGGTTGACCAGCGCATTACGCAAGGCGGCGAAGGCCGCGCAGGGGTCGGGCCGGTAG